The sequence GTTCAGGGTGTTGATAGTTAACTTTTTATCATGACAAAATATTGTTATTCTATTACTAAAAATTTTCAATCGCAGAAAAACTATTGTCTTGTTCCGATTAATCGGATAATCTTGTGAGGTTGATGAGATGCAAACTCATCTGAACAACATTGAATGAGGAGGGAACAAGATGTTGCATATTGATAACTTAACGGTTGCTTACACAGCAACCCCAGTTTTTCAAAATTTGTCTGTTGCGTTTAGCCCAGGCAAGATTACAGGTATTATCGGTCCGAACGGTGCAGGTAAATCAACCTTAATTAAGGGGGCACTTGGATTGGTACGTCGTACGGGGAGCGCATCAATCGATAGTCGGCCGATTAAAATGGTACGTCGTAAAGTTGCGTATGTTGAGC comes from Desertibacillus haloalkaliphilus and encodes:
- a CDS encoding ATP-binding cassette domain-containing protein, yielding MLHIDNLTVAYTATPVFQNLSVAFSPGKITGIIGPNGAGKSTLIKGALGLVRRTGSASIDSRPIKMVRRKVAYVE